One window from the genome of Hippoglossus hippoglossus isolate fHipHip1 chromosome 6, fHipHip1.pri, whole genome shotgun sequence encodes:
- the kif21a gene encoding kinesin-like protein KIF21A isoform X1 — protein sequence MATGQDDSSVRVALRIRPQLAREKIEGCHICTYVMPGEPQVILGKDKAFTYDYVFDMDSQQDAIYTACTEKLIDGCFEGYNATVFAYGQTGSGKTYTMGTGFDVNFVEEELGIIPRAVHHLFKGIEERQQAAQEQGSPVPEFKINAQFLELYNEEVLDLFDTTRDMKQKSHIKIHEDATGGIYTVGVTTRTVSTEAEMIQCLKLGALSRTTASTQMNVQSSRSHAIFTIHLCQVRVCASDNQENETDNKVSNGNSELDEYETLTAKFHFVDLAGSERLKRTGATGDRAKEGISINCGLLALGNVISALGDRGKRSAHVPYRDSKLTRLLQDSLGGNSQTVMIACSSPSDRDFMETLNTLKYANRARNIKNKVMVNQDKASQQISALRTEIARLQMELMEYKSGKRMVGEDGVESFSDMFHENSMLQTENGNLRVRVKAMQQTIDAQRGRLTQLLSDQANQALARAGEGGTEEIGKMIQSYIKEIEELRAKLLESEAVNENLRKNLSRASSRQTFYGGSGPFSSSMLAPEKETSDIIELAKKDLEKLKKREKKKKKRLQLLLEEREREEREEVVEEVGDASVNKEEIPDNEQEKGTEKEMSERANEDAEIEVQEGSDHEEGEEEEDEEEEEMDVEESSDDSDSESDEKENFQADLANITCEIAIKQKLIDELENSQRRLHTLKQQYEQKLMMLQCKIKDTQLERDRVLQNMSSVESGTEDKSRKIKVEYEKKLSVMNKELQKLQSAQKEHARLLKNQSQYERQLKKLQMDVAEMKKTKVRLMKQMKEQQEKNRMNESRRNREIATLKKDQRKQEHQLKLLEAQKRQQELILRRKTEEVTALRRQARPTSGKVIRKEPIQDSSYRPPSGRMYSSSVTGPNGNRFSYRRTVGIYSTRVARNKWQSLERRVCDVIMQRMTISNMEADMNRLLKQREELTKRKEKVIRKRERLVREEPEAEKTLPPLNEEVDALTANIDYINDSIADCQANIMQMEEAKEECDTADVAAVIGSCTLVEARFLLDHFISMAINKGLQAAQKESQVKVMEGRLKQTEITSATQNQLLFHMLKEKAEFNPELDALLGNALQELGNIPAENGDDSSSDESAQSPSAEGTTLSSDLMKLCGETKTRNKARRRTTTQMELLYANSDSAPDAPTADFSSPMLPLAEAPDGDMDTSGSSVRDYTALSPGFSSKMGSISGSRTSPGVEKRAPEPSPLSRRKTYDKANAAADRAKVKEIKQGVINPVPSTKSSRSATLQCVHVAEGHSKAVLCVDCTDDLLFTGSKDRTCKVWNLVTGQEIMSLAGHPNNVVSVRYSSSLVFTVSTSYIKVWDIRDSAKCIRTLTSSGQVNVGEVCASNTSRTVTIPAGENQINQIALNPNGTVLYTAAGNSVRVWDLRRFASTGKLCGHLGPVMCLTVDQSGSNQDLVITGSKDHYIKLFDVTEGSLGSISPTHNFEPPHYDGIESLVVQGDILFSGSRDNGIKKWDLDRKDLLQQVPNAHRDWVCALGVVPGSPALLSGCRGGVLKLWHTDTLGTLGELKGHESPINGISTNSSHLFTASDDRTVKIWRASGGLDSTSEVVDSVDEVASN from the exons GATTCGTCCACAGCTGGCCAGAGAGAAGATCGAGGGATGTCACATCTGTACGTATGTGATGCCCGGGGAGCCTCAGGTGATCCTGGGGAAGGATAAGGCCTTCACCTATGACTATGTGTTCGACATGGACTCCCAGCAGGACGCCATCTACACCGCATGCACAGAGAAGCTCATCGATGGCTGCTTCGAAGGCTACAACGCCACCGTCTTCGCATACGGACAG ACGGGTTCAGGGAAGACCTACACCATGGGGACGGGATTTGATGTCAACTTTGTTGAGGAGGAGCTGGGCATCATCCCCCGCGCCGTCCACCACCTATTCAAAGGCATCGAGGAACGCCAACAAGCCGCCCAGGAGCAGGGAAGCCCTGTACCAGAGTTTAAGATCAACGCCCAGTTTCTCGAG CTTTATAATGAGGAAGTTCTGGACCTGTTTGACACAACACGAGACATGAAGCAGAAATCTcacatcaagattcatgaagaCGCCACCGGAGGAATCTACACCGTAGGAGTGACCACACGCACCGTGTCCACCGAGGCTGAG ATGATTCAGTGTCTGAAGCTGGGTGCTCTGTCTCGCACCACAGCCAGCACTCAGATGAACGTCCAGAGCTCCCGTTCTCACGCCATCTTCACCATCCACCTGTGCCAAGTCCGCGTTTGTGCCTCTGACAAT CAAGAAAATGAGACTGATAACAAAGTCTCCAACGGAAACTCTGAGCTGGACGAGTACGAGACGCTGACGGCCAAGTTTCACTTTGTGGACCTGGCGGGTTCCGAGAGGCTGAAGAGAACCGGAGCAACCGGCGATCGAGCCAAAGAGGGCATCTCCATCAACTGTGGACTG CTCGCTCTGGGGAATGTAATCAGTGCTTTGGGCGACCGGGGCAAGCGGTCCGCACACGTGCCTTACAGAGACTCCAAACTCACCCGGCTCCTACAGGACTCGTTAGGAGgaaacag CCAAACAGTGATGATCGCGTGCAGCAGCCCATCTGACCGAGACTTCATGGAGACGCTGAACACATTAAAATATGCCAACCGAGCCCGGAACATCAAGAACAAGGTCATGGTGAACCAGGACAAAGCCAGCCAGCAGATCAGCGCTCTGAGGACAGAAATAGCTCGACTGCAGATGGAGCTGATGGAGTACAAGTCG GGTAAACGCATGGTGGGTGAGGATGGTGTGGAGAGCTTTAGCGATATGTTCCACGAGAACTCTATGCTGCAGACTGAGAACGGCAACCTGAGGGTGAGGGTGAAGGCCATGCAGCAGACCATTGATGCTCAGAGGGGGCGGCTCACccagctgctcagtgaccagGCCAACCAGGCCCTCGCCAGGGCGG GTGAAGGAGGAACAGAGGAAATTGGAAAGATGATTCAGAGTTACATCAAAGAGATTGAAGAACTAAG AGCCAAACTCCTGGAGAGTGAAGCTGTCAATGAGAATCTGAGGAAGAATCTGTCTCGTGCCTCCAGCCGTCAGACGTTCTACGGAGGGTCCGGCCCTTTCTCCTCCTCGATGCTGGCTCCTGAGAAGGAGACGTCTGACATCATCGAACTGGCCAAGAAAGACCTGGAGAAACTGAAGAAacgagagaaaaagaaaaagaaaag ACTCCAGCTGCtgttggaggagagagagagggaggaaagggaggaggtggtggaagaGGTTGGGGATGCCAG TGTCAACAAGGAGGAAATTCCTGACAACGAGCAAGAAAAGGGAACGGAGAAAGAAATGTCAGAGCGAGCCAACGAGGACGCAGAAATT GAGGTCCAGGAGGGCAGCGACCatgaagaaggagaggaggaagaggatgaggaagaggaggagatggatgtggaggagagCTCTGATGATTCTGACTCTGAGTCAGACGAAAAAG AGAACTTCCAAGCAGATCTGGCCAACATCACCTGTGAGATCGCCATCAAGCAGAAGCTGATCGACGAGCTGGAGAACAGCCAGCGGCGTCTTCACACGCTCAAGCAGCAGTACGAGCAAAAGCTGATGATGCTGCAGTGCAAGATCAAGGACACGCAGCTGGAGAGGGACCGTGTCCTCCAAAACATGA GTTCTGTAGAGAGCGGCACGGAGGACAAGTCTCGTAAAATTAAGGTTGAATATGAGAAGAAGCTGAGCGTCATGAACAAGGAACTCCAGAAGCTCCAGTCTGCTCAGAAAGAACACGCCCGCCTGCTGAAGAACCAATCACAGTACGAGAGGCAGCTGAAGAAGCTTCAGATGGATGTGGCGGAAATGAAGAAGACAAAG GTCCGTCTCATGAAGcagatgaaggagcagcaggagaaaaataGGATGAATGAATCTCGCAGAAACCGTGAAATTGCCACCTTGAAGAAAGACCAACGCAAGCAAGAG CATCAACTGAAGTTACTGGAGGCTCAGAAGAGGCAGCAGGAGCTCATTCTGAGGAGAAAGACTGAGGAG gtgacTGCTCTGAGGAGGCAGGCCAGGCCTACCTCTGGTAAGGTCATCAGGAAAGAACCAATCCAGGACTCCTCCTACAGACCCCCATCTGGACGCATGTACTCCTCCAGCGTCACTGGTCCCAACGGAAACCG TTTTTCCTACAGGCGTACAGTCGGTATTTACTCCACCAGAGTGGCTCGTAATAAATGGCAGTCCCTGGAGCGGCGagtctgtgatgtcatcatgcaGAGGATGACCATCTCCAACATGGAGGCTGACATGAACCGCCTCCTCAAG CAAAGGGAGGAGCTGACCAAACGTAAGGAGAAGGTCatcaggaagagggagaggctgGTGAGGGAGGAGCCAGAGGCAGAGAAGACACTGCCCCCCCTCAATGAAGAAGTGGACGCCCTGACGGCCAACATCGACTACATCAATGACAGCATCGCAGACTGTCAGGCCAACATTATGCAGATGGAGGAAGCCAAG GAGGAATGTGACACAGCGGATGTcgctgctgtgattggctcttgTACCCTTGTAGAGGCTCGTTTCCTCCTCGATCACTTCATCTCAATGGCCATAAATAAG GGTCTGCAGGCGGCTCAGAAGGAGTCCCAGGTGAAGGTGATGGAGGGCAGGCTGAAGCAGACGGAGATCACCAGCGCTACACAGAACCAGCTGCTCTTTCACATGCTGAAGGAGAAAGCCGAGTTCAACCCAGAGTTGGACGCCCTGCTGGGGAACGCCCTGCAAG AGCTAGGTAACATTCCAGCTG AAAATGGGGATGATAGCAGCAGTGATGAGTCTGCACAGAGCCCTTCAGCAGAGGGAAC TACTTTATCATCAGACCTCATGAAACTGTGTGGCGAGACCAAAACAAGGAATAAG GCTCGTAGGAGGACCACTACTCAGATGGAGTTACTGTACGCAAACTCCGACTCTGCCCCCGACGCACCCACTGCGGACTTCTCCAGTCCGATGCTGCCGTTAGCTGAGGCACCAGATGGGGACATGGACACGTCAGGCTCATCAGTCAGGGACTACACCGCTCTCTCCCCTGGCTTTTCCTCTAAAATGGGCAGCAT TTCTGGCTCCAGAACTTCGCCAGGGGTGGAAAAGCGAGCTCCGGAGCCTTCGCCGCTCTCTCGCAGGAAGACCTATGACAAGGCGAATGCAGCAGCCGACAGGGCAAAGGTCAAGGAGATCAAACA GGGCGTCATTAACCCGGTGCCGTCCACTAAGAGTAGCCGGTCAGCCACGTTGCAGTGTGTCCACGTGGCGGAGGGACACAGTAAAGCTGTTCTCTGTGTCGACTGCACCGATGACCTTCTCTTCACTGGATCCAAAG accgGACATGTAAGGTGTGGAACCTGGTGACAGGTCAGGAGATAATGTCCCTGGCCGGTCACCCCAACAACGTGGTGTCGGTCCGCTACAGCTCCAGTTTGGTCTTCACCGTCTCGACTTCCTACATCAAAGTCTGGGACATCCGCGACTCGGCCAAGTGCATTCGTACGCTGAC GTCGTCCGGTCAAGTTAATGTTGGGGAAGTCTGCGCGTCTAACACCAGCCGAACTGTCACCATCCCAGCAGGAGAGAACCAGATCAACCAGATCGCCCTCAACCCCAACGGGACGGTTCTGTACACCGCCGCCGGAAACTCCGTCAGAGTCTGGGATCTGAGAAG ATTTGCTTCCACTGGGAAACTTTGTGGTCACCTCGGCCCAGTGATGTGTCTGACTGTGGATCAGTCTGGAAGTAACCAAGACCTGGTGATCACCGGCTCCAAAGATCATTACATTAAG CTGTTCGATGTGACGGAGGGCTCTCTGGGGAGCATCAGCCCTACACACAACTTTGAACCGCCACATTACGATGGAATCGAGTCACTGGTGGTGCAGGGGGACATTCTCTTCAGCGGCTCCCGAGACAACGGCATCAAGAAGTGGGACCTGGACCgcaaagacctgctgcag cAAGTCCCCAATGCTCATCGGGATTGGGTCTGTGCACTGGGCGTTGTCCCCGGCTCCCCGGCCCTGCTCAGCGGCTGCAGAGGTGGGGTGCTCAAGCTgtggcacacagacacactaggGACCCTGGGGGAGCTCAAGGGTCACGAAAGCCCCATCAACGGCATCTCTACCAACAGCAGCCACCTGTTCACTGCCTCAGA TGACCGGACTGTGAAGATCTGGCGTGCAAGCGGTGGACTGGACAGCACCTCAGAGGTGGTTGACAGTGTGGACGAGGTGGCAAGCAACTGA
- the kif21a gene encoding kinesin-like protein KIF21A isoform X2: MATGQDDSSVRVALRIRPQLAREKIEGCHICTYVMPGEPQVILGKDKAFTYDYVFDMDSQQDAIYTACTEKLIDGCFEGYNATVFAYGQTGSGKTYTMGTGFDVNFVEEELGIIPRAVHHLFKGIEERQQAAQEQGSPVPEFKINAQFLELYNEEVLDLFDTTRDMKQKSHIKIHEDATGGIYTVGVTTRTVSTEAEMIQCLKLGALSRTTASTQMNVQSSRSHAIFTIHLCQVRVCASDNQENETDNKVSNGNSELDEYETLTAKFHFVDLAGSERLKRTGATGDRAKEGISINCGLLALGNVISALGDRGKRSAHVPYRDSKLTRLLQDSLGGNSQTVMIACSSPSDRDFMETLNTLKYANRARNIKNKVMVNQDKASQQISALRTEIARLQMELMEYKSGKRMVGEDGVESFSDMFHENSMLQTENGNLRVRVKAMQQTIDAQRGRLTQLLSDQANQALARAGEGGTEEIGKMIQSYIKEIEELRAKLLESEAVNENLRKNLSRASSRQTFYGGSGPFSSSMLAPEKETSDIIELAKKDLEKLKKREKKKKKRLQLLLEEREREEREEVVEEVGDASVNKEEIPDNEQEKGTEKEMSERANEDAEIEVQEGSDHEEGEEEEDEEEEEMDVEESSDDSDSESDEKENFQADLANITCEIAIKQKLIDELENSQRRLHTLKQQYEQKLMMLQCKIKDTQLERDRVLQNMSSVESGTEDKSRKIKVEYEKKLSVMNKELQKLQSAQKEHARLLKNQSQYERQLKKLQMDVAEMKKTKVRLMKQMKEQQEKNRMNESRRNREIATLKKDQRKQEHQLKLLEAQKRQQELILRRKTEEVTALRRQARPTSGKVIRKEPIQDSSYRPPSGRMYSSSVTGPNGNRFSYRRTVGIYSTRVARNKWQSLERRVCDVIMQRMTISNMEADMNRLLKQREELTKRKEKVIRKRERLVREEPEAEKTLPPLNEEVDALTANIDYINDSIADCQANIMQMEEAKEECDTADVAAVIGSCTLVEARFLLDHFISMAINKGLQAAQKESQVKVMEGRLKQTEITSATQNQLLFHMLKEKAEFNPELDALLGNALQELGNIPAENGDDSSSDESAQSPSAEGTTLSSDLMKLCGETKTRNKARRRTTTQMELLYANSDSAPDAPTADFSSPMLPLAEAPDGDMDTSGSSVRDYTALSPGFSSKMGSITSPGVEKRAPEPSPLSRRKTYDKANAAADRAKVKEIKQGVINPVPSTKSSRSATLQCVHVAEGHSKAVLCVDCTDDLLFTGSKDRTCKVWNLVTGQEIMSLAGHPNNVVSVRYSSSLVFTVSTSYIKVWDIRDSAKCIRTLTSSGQVNVGEVCASNTSRTVTIPAGENQINQIALNPNGTVLYTAAGNSVRVWDLRRFASTGKLCGHLGPVMCLTVDQSGSNQDLVITGSKDHYIKLFDVTEGSLGSISPTHNFEPPHYDGIESLVVQGDILFSGSRDNGIKKWDLDRKDLLQQVPNAHRDWVCALGVVPGSPALLSGCRGGVLKLWHTDTLGTLGELKGHESPINGISTNSSHLFTASDDRTVKIWRASGGLDSTSEVVDSVDEVASN; encoded by the exons GATTCGTCCACAGCTGGCCAGAGAGAAGATCGAGGGATGTCACATCTGTACGTATGTGATGCCCGGGGAGCCTCAGGTGATCCTGGGGAAGGATAAGGCCTTCACCTATGACTATGTGTTCGACATGGACTCCCAGCAGGACGCCATCTACACCGCATGCACAGAGAAGCTCATCGATGGCTGCTTCGAAGGCTACAACGCCACCGTCTTCGCATACGGACAG ACGGGTTCAGGGAAGACCTACACCATGGGGACGGGATTTGATGTCAACTTTGTTGAGGAGGAGCTGGGCATCATCCCCCGCGCCGTCCACCACCTATTCAAAGGCATCGAGGAACGCCAACAAGCCGCCCAGGAGCAGGGAAGCCCTGTACCAGAGTTTAAGATCAACGCCCAGTTTCTCGAG CTTTATAATGAGGAAGTTCTGGACCTGTTTGACACAACACGAGACATGAAGCAGAAATCTcacatcaagattcatgaagaCGCCACCGGAGGAATCTACACCGTAGGAGTGACCACACGCACCGTGTCCACCGAGGCTGAG ATGATTCAGTGTCTGAAGCTGGGTGCTCTGTCTCGCACCACAGCCAGCACTCAGATGAACGTCCAGAGCTCCCGTTCTCACGCCATCTTCACCATCCACCTGTGCCAAGTCCGCGTTTGTGCCTCTGACAAT CAAGAAAATGAGACTGATAACAAAGTCTCCAACGGAAACTCTGAGCTGGACGAGTACGAGACGCTGACGGCCAAGTTTCACTTTGTGGACCTGGCGGGTTCCGAGAGGCTGAAGAGAACCGGAGCAACCGGCGATCGAGCCAAAGAGGGCATCTCCATCAACTGTGGACTG CTCGCTCTGGGGAATGTAATCAGTGCTTTGGGCGACCGGGGCAAGCGGTCCGCACACGTGCCTTACAGAGACTCCAAACTCACCCGGCTCCTACAGGACTCGTTAGGAGgaaacag CCAAACAGTGATGATCGCGTGCAGCAGCCCATCTGACCGAGACTTCATGGAGACGCTGAACACATTAAAATATGCCAACCGAGCCCGGAACATCAAGAACAAGGTCATGGTGAACCAGGACAAAGCCAGCCAGCAGATCAGCGCTCTGAGGACAGAAATAGCTCGACTGCAGATGGAGCTGATGGAGTACAAGTCG GGTAAACGCATGGTGGGTGAGGATGGTGTGGAGAGCTTTAGCGATATGTTCCACGAGAACTCTATGCTGCAGACTGAGAACGGCAACCTGAGGGTGAGGGTGAAGGCCATGCAGCAGACCATTGATGCTCAGAGGGGGCGGCTCACccagctgctcagtgaccagGCCAACCAGGCCCTCGCCAGGGCGG GTGAAGGAGGAACAGAGGAAATTGGAAAGATGATTCAGAGTTACATCAAAGAGATTGAAGAACTAAG AGCCAAACTCCTGGAGAGTGAAGCTGTCAATGAGAATCTGAGGAAGAATCTGTCTCGTGCCTCCAGCCGTCAGACGTTCTACGGAGGGTCCGGCCCTTTCTCCTCCTCGATGCTGGCTCCTGAGAAGGAGACGTCTGACATCATCGAACTGGCCAAGAAAGACCTGGAGAAACTGAAGAAacgagagaaaaagaaaaagaaaag ACTCCAGCTGCtgttggaggagagagagagggaggaaagggaggaggtggtggaagaGGTTGGGGATGCCAG TGTCAACAAGGAGGAAATTCCTGACAACGAGCAAGAAAAGGGAACGGAGAAAGAAATGTCAGAGCGAGCCAACGAGGACGCAGAAATT GAGGTCCAGGAGGGCAGCGACCatgaagaaggagaggaggaagaggatgaggaagaggaggagatggatgtggaggagagCTCTGATGATTCTGACTCTGAGTCAGACGAAAAAG AGAACTTCCAAGCAGATCTGGCCAACATCACCTGTGAGATCGCCATCAAGCAGAAGCTGATCGACGAGCTGGAGAACAGCCAGCGGCGTCTTCACACGCTCAAGCAGCAGTACGAGCAAAAGCTGATGATGCTGCAGTGCAAGATCAAGGACACGCAGCTGGAGAGGGACCGTGTCCTCCAAAACATGA GTTCTGTAGAGAGCGGCACGGAGGACAAGTCTCGTAAAATTAAGGTTGAATATGAGAAGAAGCTGAGCGTCATGAACAAGGAACTCCAGAAGCTCCAGTCTGCTCAGAAAGAACACGCCCGCCTGCTGAAGAACCAATCACAGTACGAGAGGCAGCTGAAGAAGCTTCAGATGGATGTGGCGGAAATGAAGAAGACAAAG GTCCGTCTCATGAAGcagatgaaggagcagcaggagaaaaataGGATGAATGAATCTCGCAGAAACCGTGAAATTGCCACCTTGAAGAAAGACCAACGCAAGCAAGAG CATCAACTGAAGTTACTGGAGGCTCAGAAGAGGCAGCAGGAGCTCATTCTGAGGAGAAAGACTGAGGAG gtgacTGCTCTGAGGAGGCAGGCCAGGCCTACCTCTGGTAAGGTCATCAGGAAAGAACCAATCCAGGACTCCTCCTACAGACCCCCATCTGGACGCATGTACTCCTCCAGCGTCACTGGTCCCAACGGAAACCG TTTTTCCTACAGGCGTACAGTCGGTATTTACTCCACCAGAGTGGCTCGTAATAAATGGCAGTCCCTGGAGCGGCGagtctgtgatgtcatcatgcaGAGGATGACCATCTCCAACATGGAGGCTGACATGAACCGCCTCCTCAAG CAAAGGGAGGAGCTGACCAAACGTAAGGAGAAGGTCatcaggaagagggagaggctgGTGAGGGAGGAGCCAGAGGCAGAGAAGACACTGCCCCCCCTCAATGAAGAAGTGGACGCCCTGACGGCCAACATCGACTACATCAATGACAGCATCGCAGACTGTCAGGCCAACATTATGCAGATGGAGGAAGCCAAG GAGGAATGTGACACAGCGGATGTcgctgctgtgattggctcttgTACCCTTGTAGAGGCTCGTTTCCTCCTCGATCACTTCATCTCAATGGCCATAAATAAG GGTCTGCAGGCGGCTCAGAAGGAGTCCCAGGTGAAGGTGATGGAGGGCAGGCTGAAGCAGACGGAGATCACCAGCGCTACACAGAACCAGCTGCTCTTTCACATGCTGAAGGAGAAAGCCGAGTTCAACCCAGAGTTGGACGCCCTGCTGGGGAACGCCCTGCAAG AGCTAGGTAACATTCCAGCTG AAAATGGGGATGATAGCAGCAGTGATGAGTCTGCACAGAGCCCTTCAGCAGAGGGAAC TACTTTATCATCAGACCTCATGAAACTGTGTGGCGAGACCAAAACAAGGAATAAG GCTCGTAGGAGGACCACTACTCAGATGGAGTTACTGTACGCAAACTCCGACTCTGCCCCCGACGCACCCACTGCGGACTTCTCCAGTCCGATGCTGCCGTTAGCTGAGGCACCAGATGGGGACATGGACACGTCAGGCTCATCAGTCAGGGACTACACCGCTCTCTCCCCTGGCTTTTCCTCTAAAATGGGCAGCAT AACTTCGCCAGGGGTGGAAAAGCGAGCTCCGGAGCCTTCGCCGCTCTCTCGCAGGAAGACCTATGACAAGGCGAATGCAGCAGCCGACAGGGCAAAGGTCAAGGAGATCAAACA GGGCGTCATTAACCCGGTGCCGTCCACTAAGAGTAGCCGGTCAGCCACGTTGCAGTGTGTCCACGTGGCGGAGGGACACAGTAAAGCTGTTCTCTGTGTCGACTGCACCGATGACCTTCTCTTCACTGGATCCAAAG accgGACATGTAAGGTGTGGAACCTGGTGACAGGTCAGGAGATAATGTCCCTGGCCGGTCACCCCAACAACGTGGTGTCGGTCCGCTACAGCTCCAGTTTGGTCTTCACCGTCTCGACTTCCTACATCAAAGTCTGGGACATCCGCGACTCGGCCAAGTGCATTCGTACGCTGAC GTCGTCCGGTCAAGTTAATGTTGGGGAAGTCTGCGCGTCTAACACCAGCCGAACTGTCACCATCCCAGCAGGAGAGAACCAGATCAACCAGATCGCCCTCAACCCCAACGGGACGGTTCTGTACACCGCCGCCGGAAACTCCGTCAGAGTCTGGGATCTGAGAAG ATTTGCTTCCACTGGGAAACTTTGTGGTCACCTCGGCCCAGTGATGTGTCTGACTGTGGATCAGTCTGGAAGTAACCAAGACCTGGTGATCACCGGCTCCAAAGATCATTACATTAAG CTGTTCGATGTGACGGAGGGCTCTCTGGGGAGCATCAGCCCTACACACAACTTTGAACCGCCACATTACGATGGAATCGAGTCACTGGTGGTGCAGGGGGACATTCTCTTCAGCGGCTCCCGAGACAACGGCATCAAGAAGTGGGACCTGGACCgcaaagacctgctgcag cAAGTCCCCAATGCTCATCGGGATTGGGTCTGTGCACTGGGCGTTGTCCCCGGCTCCCCGGCCCTGCTCAGCGGCTGCAGAGGTGGGGTGCTCAAGCTgtggcacacagacacactaggGACCCTGGGGGAGCTCAAGGGTCACGAAAGCCCCATCAACGGCATCTCTACCAACAGCAGCCACCTGTTCACTGCCTCAGA TGACCGGACTGTGAAGATCTGGCGTGCAAGCGGTGGACTGGACAGCACCTCAGAGGTGGTTGACAGTGTGGACGAGGTGGCAAGCAACTGA